Within Vannielia litorea, the genomic segment CAGCCATACGCTGGACGACTTTGCCGGTGTCACCGCCGACTGGGGCAGCCCGCTCACGGGCCCCTATCGCAGCCGCGACATCGCCGAGCACCCGCCAAATGGACAGGGCACCACCGCGCTCCTCCTCGCCGCGATCCTCGCGCAGTTCGACATTGCCGCGATGGATCCGCTCGGGCCGGAGCGCAGCCATATCGAGGCCGAGGCGAGCAAGCTGGCCTATGACGCCCGCAACCGCCTCGTCGCCGACCCGGCCTGCATGGCCGACCCTGCGGCGCTGCTGCAGCCTGGCCTGGCGCAGGAGTTGGCCGCGCTGATCGACCCCAAGCGCGCCATGCAGCAGGTCACCAACATCACCGAGGCGGTGCATCGGGATACCGTCTATCTCTGCGTGGTCGATGGCGACGGGATGGCGCTTTCACTGATCTACTCGATCTTCCACAGCTTCGGCTCCGGCCTCGCCTCGCCGAAGTTCGGTATCCTGATGCAGAACCGCGGTGCGGGCTTTACCCTGGAAGAGGGGCATCCCAACGTGGTGGCGCCCGGCAAGCGGCCGATGCACACGATCATTCCCGGAATGATGCTGCACGAGGGGCGGGTCGAGATGCCCTTTGGCGTGATGGGCGGGCAGTACCAGGCCGCAGGACATGCGCGATTCGCCTCGAACATGCTGGATTTCGGAATGGACCCGCAGGAGGCGATCGACTTCCCGCGCCTGTTTGCCGAGAAGGGCGAGCTGCAGCTCGAGGCCCCCTTCCCCGAGGCCACCCGCGCCGCGCTGGCCGAGCTTGGGCACAAGGTGGTGCCCGCCCCGGCGCCCATCGGGGGGGCCCAGGCGATCAGGATCACGCCCGAGGGAGTGCTGGTGGGTGGCTCCGACCCGCGCAAGGACGGCTGCGCGATCGGCTATTGACCGGGCGCGGGCTTCACCAGTGAAATGCGAGTGAAATCAGTTAGTTGAGCTGAAAGTGGAGCGGGTAGACCCCATCTTCGAACGGCCCGAAGAGATCGGGCAGGTCGGGATGGTCGACCGGCTCGCCGGAGTAGTCGGCCACCAGGTTCTGCTCGCTGACGTAGGCGACGTAATAGCTCTGGTCGTTCTCGGCGAGCAGGTGGTAGAACGGCTGATCCTTGGAGGGGCGGCTTTCTTCGGGGATCGCGGCATACCACTCGTCGGTGTTCGAGAACATGGCATCGACATCGAAGATCACCCCCCGAAAGGGATGCTTTCGATGTTTCACCACCTGTCCAAGGTGATATTTTGCCCGCGTTTTCATCATAGCATTGCGCTCCCCACAGGCCGATGGTTAGTGCAGGCAGGGGGCGTTGTCTAGAAATCCGCCCTGAAAAACAGGGAAACAGTGTGTGAACCTCGTCCTGACAGTGGCGCAGATCGTGGCGCCGGTCTTCATCCTCGCGGCCATCGGCTTTATCTGGGTCAAGCTCGGCCAGGACTATCCGATGCGGTTCATCACGCGTCTGGTGATGACACTGGCGATCCCTTGCCTGATCTTCGGCGCGCTGATGAAGACGGAGATCGACCCCCAGGCCCTCACATCCGTCTCCCTCGCCGCCATCGCCGCCTATGCCGCCGTCATCGCGGTGTTTTACCTCGTGACCTTTGTCTTCAAGCTCGACAACCGGACCTACCTGGCACCGCTGATCTTTGGCAACACGGGCAACCTCGGGCTGCCCCTGGCGCTCTTCGCCTTCGGCGAGGAGGGGCTGGGCTTTGCCGTGGTGATCTTTGCGATCATGGCGATGATCTCCTTCACCTACGGCATCTGGCTCGTCTCGGGTGGCGGCAACCCGCTGAAATCCCTCAAGGAACCGGTCGTCGTGGGCACCGCGCTCGGCGCGCTCTTCCTTTGGCAGGGTTGGCAGACGCCCAAGTGGGTCACCAACACCATCGACCTCATCGCGCAGGTCGCCATCCCGCTCATGCTCATCACCCTCGGCGTTGCCGTGGCCCGGCTGCAACCCGGCGATATCGGCCGTGCCTTCTGGCTGTCGCTGCTCAAGGCCGCGCTCTGCGCCGGGATCGCCGTGGTGGCCGGCCTCGCCTTTGGCCTGACCGGAACCGCCTTTGCCGTTCTCGTCCTGCAATTGATAACACCGATTGCGGTTACGAATTACTTACTGGCCGAGCGGTTCGGCGCCGACAGCTCGGCGGTGGCCGGCCTGGTGGTGGCCTCGACCCTGCTCTCGGTCGCCTTCCTGCCGGTGGCTCTGGCCTTTCTGATCTGAAATGTGATCCGGTCGCCGCAGTTGGGCGTTCCCCAATGTGTTGAATTCGCATATTATCAGGTAAAAGCGGCAAAGACCGCGAAAGCATGAGGCGAGTGACAATGAGCAGGAAAATCAGCGTCGTGCTGGTACTGGCCCTTCTTGCGGGCTGCGGCGGCGGACGCGAGATGGACAGCCCCCGCAACCTCGAGAACGCCTGCGAGCTGGCGAGCGAGCGGCCCAAGTATTTGCGGGCGATGAAGCGCACGGAGCGAAACTGGGGCGTGCCGGTGCACGTTCAGATGGCGACGATCTACCAGGAGAGCAAGTTCGACGGCGATGCCCGCACCCCTTATCGCTGGGTGCTGGGAGTGATCCCGATGGGGCGGCAAAGCTCTGCCTATGGCTACAGCCAGGCGCTGGATGCGACCTGGGAGGAGTACAAGGCGGAGACAGGAAACCGCCGCGCCAAGCGCGACGATATCGAGGACGCCACCGATTTCATGGGCTGGTACATGAACAAGACCCGCGAGCGGAACGGCGTGCCGCTGACCGATGCGCGCAACCAGTACCTGGCCTATCACGAGGGGCACTCGGGCTTTGCGCGCGGCAGCTACAACGCGAAGGCCTGGCTGGTGGGCGTGGCAGGCAGCGTCGG encodes:
- a CDS encoding gamma-glutamyltransferase family protein, translated to MRDFEYPGRSPVLATGGMCATSHPLAAQAAVEMLKAGGNAVDAGIAAAVLLGLCEPQSTGIGGDCFALVKPAGTDEIHALNGSGRAPAAIDAGALRAQGPVIPLTSPHAVTLPGAMAGFAALSERFGRKGLADSLAPAIHYAEAGIPVAPRVLRDWKAAEATLQGAARSHYLMGGAVPQVGQVFRSPGQAEVLRRVAAQGPKAFYEGEVAEDMLAAVAGASHTLDDFAGVTADWGSPLTGPYRSRDIAEHPPNGQGTTALLLAAILAQFDIAAMDPLGPERSHIEAEASKLAYDARNRLVADPACMADPAALLQPGLAQELAALIDPKRAMQQVTNITEAVHRDTVYLCVVDGDGMALSLIYSIFHSFGSGLASPKFGILMQNRGAGFTLEEGHPNVVAPGKRPMHTIIPGMMLHEGRVEMPFGVMGGQYQAAGHARFASNMLDFGMDPQEAIDFPRLFAEKGELQLEAPFPEATRAALAELGHKVVPAPAPIGGAQAIRITPEGVLVGGSDPRKDGCAIGY
- a CDS encoding transglycosylase SLT domain-containing protein; its protein translation is MSRKISVVLVLALLAGCGGGREMDSPRNLENACELASERPKYLRAMKRTERNWGVPVHVQMATIYQESKFDGDARTPYRWVLGVIPMGRQSSAYGYSQALDATWEEYKAETGNRRAKRDDIEDATDFMGWYMNKTRERNGVPLTDARNQYLAYHEGHSGFARGSYNAKAWLVGVAGSVGARSEIYRAQLAACGKA
- the hspQ gene encoding heat shock protein HspQ, whose amino-acid sequence is MMKTRAKYHLGQVVKHRKHPFRGVIFDVDAMFSNTDEWYAAIPEESRPSKDQPFYHLLAENDQSYYVAYVSEQNLVADYSGEPVDHPDLPDLFGPFEDGVYPLHFQLN
- a CDS encoding AEC family transporter; the encoded protein is MNLVLTVAQIVAPVFILAAIGFIWVKLGQDYPMRFITRLVMTLAIPCLIFGALMKTEIDPQALTSVSLAAIAAYAAVIAVFYLVTFVFKLDNRTYLAPLIFGNTGNLGLPLALFAFGEEGLGFAVVIFAIMAMISFTYGIWLVSGGGNPLKSLKEPVVVGTALGALFLWQGWQTPKWVTNTIDLIAQVAIPLMLITLGVAVARLQPGDIGRAFWLSLLKAALCAGIAVVAGLAFGLTGTAFAVLVLQLITPIAVTNYLLAERFGADSSAVAGLVVASTLLSVAFLPVALAFLI